A stretch of the Planktothricoides raciborskii GIHE-MW2 genome encodes the following:
- a CDS encoding isopentenyl phosphate kinase, giving the protein MMLTFIKLGGSLITDKREPSSFHRQIIYQVAQEIAQVRRTQPEWRWLIGHGSGSFGHFVAKKYGTIDGVVTAEQWQGFAEVSVMARRLNHLVIETLSEFRLPIFSVQPSASTLCENGQIIHMQTVPIVTALKHRLIPVVYGDVAVDARLGGTIISTEKIFAYLAKELKPQRIFLLGEVAGIYDRTGKIIEKITPDNFDAIAPELGGSDGTDVTGGMADKVAKMLALIQELPDLEVRIFSGKVVGQIEATLLAYKTPGTLISRK; this is encoded by the coding sequence ATGATGTTAACTTTTATTAAATTGGGTGGTTCTCTGATTACGGACAAACGAGAACCTAGCAGCTTTCATCGCCAAATTATCTATCAAGTTGCCCAAGAAATTGCCCAGGTCAGAAGAACACAACCGGAATGGCGCTGGTTAATTGGGCATGGTAGCGGGTCTTTTGGTCATTTTGTAGCCAAAAAATATGGCACAATCGATGGAGTTGTCACCGCTGAACAATGGCAGGGATTTGCCGAAGTTAGTGTCATGGCTAGACGATTAAATCATCTAGTTATCGAGACTTTATCAGAATTTCGTTTACCGATTTTTTCTGTACAGCCTTCGGCATCTACTTTATGTGAAAATGGCCAAATAATTCATATGCAAACGGTGCCAATTGTCACCGCATTAAAACATCGCTTGATTCCCGTGGTTTATGGGGATGTGGCAGTGGATGCACGGCTGGGAGGCACGATTATTTCTACAGAAAAAATATTTGCCTATTTAGCCAAAGAATTAAAGCCGCAGCGGATTTTTTTATTAGGAGAAGTGGCGGGTATTTACGATCGCACCGGCAAGATTATTGAGAAAATTACCCCAGACAACTTTGATGCGATCGCGCCAGAATTAGGCGGGTCTGATGGCACTGATGTCACCGGGGGTATGGCGGACAAAGTGGCAAAAATGTTAGCATTAATTCAAGAATTACCGGATTTAGAAGTTAGAATTTTTAGCGGTAAAGTTGTGGGACAAATAGAGGCAACTTTATTGGCTTACAAGACTCCAGGAACTTTAATTAGTCGGAAATAG
- the metH gene encoding methionine synthase produces MKSPFLERLHSPDRPVIVFDGAMGTNLQVQNLTAADFGGPEYEGCNEYLVYTKPEAVAKVHRSFLAAGADVIETDTFGGTSIVLAEYDLADKAYELNKTAAELAKSVTAEFSTPEKPRFVAGSMGPGTKLPTLGHIDFDTLYHAFVEQAEGLYDGGVDLFLVETCQDVLQIKAALNGIEAVFAKKGDRRPIMVSVTMEQMGTMLVGSEINAALSILEPYPIDILGLNCATGPDLMKDHIRYLCEQSPFIVSCIPNAGLPENVGGQAHYKLTPMEFRMALMHFVEDLGVQIIGGCCGTRPEHIGALAEVVQTLKPKPRPVRNHLQNEQDRDILNYIPAAASIYSTQPYQQDNSFLIVGERLNASGSKQCRTMLNNEDWDGLVALAKSQVKEGAHVLDVNVDYVGRDGVRDMHELVSRLVTNVTLPLMLDSTEWEKMEAGLKVAGGKCLLNSTNYEDGEPRFYQVLELAKKYGAGVVVGTIDEEGMARTADKKFAIAQRAYNAAIEYGIPAHEIFFDTLALPISTGIEEDRKNGQATIESIKRIREELPGCHVLLGVSNISFGLNPAARQVLNSVFLHEAMQVGLDSAIVSASKILPLAKIDPEHQEVCRQLIYDQRKFDGDVCIYDPLAELTKLFEGKTTKRDRSATENLPLEQRLTQHIIDGERIGLEQVLAQALEKYPPLDIINIYLLDGMKVVGELFGSGQMQLPFVLQSAETMKAAVAYLQPFMEKEEAGDNAKGTLVIATVKGDVHDIGKNLVDIILSNNGYRVINLGIKQPVENIIEAYQKHKADCIAMSGLLVKSTAFMKDNLETFNERGITVPVILGGAALTPKFVHQDCQNTYKGKVIYGKDAFSDLHFMDKLMPAKKAGNWDDIQGFLDEISETQKPGLLTESLSNNQNPDINPVSNSSPGQKEGEQKAETIVEIDTRRSEAVAVDIERPTPPFWGTKILQPADIPLEEIFWHLDLQALFVGQWQFRKPKEQSREEYDQFLAETVHPILAEWKQRVVAENILHPQAIYGYFPCQAEGNTLYIYDPQAVAENQDIQSLEPITFFEFPRQKSGRRLCIADFFAPKETGKIDVFPMHAVTVGEIATEYAKKLFDSNQYTDYLYFHGIAVQTAEAIAEWLHTRIRRELGFASEEPDNIRDMLQQRYRGSRYSFGYPACPNMQDQYKQLELLGCDRINMYMDESEQIYPEQSTTAIITYHPVAKYFSA; encoded by the coding sequence ATGAAAAGCCCCTTCCTGGAACGTCTCCACAGCCCCGATCGCCCAGTAATTGTCTTTGATGGCGCAATGGGCACCAACCTGCAAGTCCAAAACCTGACCGCTGCGGACTTTGGCGGGCCGGAGTATGAAGGTTGTAACGAATACCTGGTTTACACCAAACCGGAAGCGGTGGCAAAAGTCCATCGCAGTTTTTTGGCTGCGGGGGCTGACGTAATCGAAACGGACACCTTTGGCGGCACTTCTATAGTTTTGGCTGAGTATGACTTAGCAGACAAAGCTTATGAACTGAACAAAACGGCGGCGGAATTAGCAAAATCCGTGACCGCTGAGTTCTCCACCCCGGAAAAACCCCGGTTTGTGGCGGGTTCAATGGGGCCGGGGACGAAATTGCCCACCCTGGGACATATTGATTTTGACACCCTGTATCACGCTTTCGTCGAACAAGCGGAAGGACTTTATGACGGGGGAGTAGACCTATTTTTAGTGGAAACTTGCCAAGATGTGTTGCAAATTAAGGCAGCCCTGAATGGTATTGAGGCGGTTTTTGCCAAAAAAGGCGATCGCCGTCCGATTATGGTTTCCGTAACAATGGAACAAATGGGCACCATGTTAGTAGGGTCGGAAATTAACGCCGCTTTGTCAATTTTAGAACCCTATCCCATTGATATCCTCGGTCTAAATTGCGCCACCGGGCCGGATTTAATGAAAGACCATATCCGCTATCTTTGCGAACAGTCACCATTTATTGTTTCTTGTATTCCTAACGCCGGTTTGCCGGAAAATGTTGGCGGTCAAGCCCATTACAAATTAACCCCGATGGAATTCCGCATGGCTTTAATGCACTTTGTGGAAGATTTGGGCGTACAAATTATTGGCGGCTGTTGCGGAACCCGACCAGAACATATTGGCGCATTAGCAGAAGTTGTCCAAACTTTGAAACCGAAACCGCGCCCCGTTCGCAATCATTTGCAAAATGAACAAGACCGGGATATTCTCAACTATATTCCCGCTGCCGCATCTATATATAGTACCCAACCGTATCAACAAGATAATTCATTTTTAATTGTTGGCGAACGCTTAAATGCTAGTGGGTCTAAGCAATGCCGAACCATGCTGAATAATGAAGACTGGGATGGGTTGGTTGCTTTGGCAAAATCCCAAGTAAAAGAAGGAGCCCATGTCCTCGATGTGAACGTGGATTATGTGGGTCGGGATGGGGTACGGGATATGCATGAATTGGTGTCCCGGTTAGTCACAAATGTGACTTTACCCCTGATGTTGGACTCCACAGAATGGGAAAAGATGGAGGCGGGTTTAAAGGTGGCAGGGGGCAAATGTTTGCTGAATTCCACTAACTATGAAGATGGCGAACCGCGTTTTTATCAAGTATTAGAACTGGCGAAAAAGTACGGCGCCGGGGTGGTGGTGGGCACCATTGATGAGGAGGGTATGGCCCGCACAGCCGATAAAAAATTTGCGATCGCGCAACGGGCATATAATGCCGCCATTGAATATGGAATTCCCGCCCATGAAATCTTTTTTGATACTCTGGCTTTACCCATTTCTACGGGTATTGAAGAAGACCGAAAAAATGGCCAAGCCACCATTGAATCGATTAAGCGCATTCGCGAAGAATTGCCCGGTTGTCATGTTTTATTAGGGGTTTCTAATATTTCCTTTGGCTTGAATCCAGCAGCCCGCCAAGTGCTGAATTCAGTGTTTTTGCATGAAGCGATGCAGGTGGGTTTAGATAGCGCGATTGTTAGCGCCAGCAAGATTCTCCCTTTGGCAAAAATTGACCCCGAACATCAAGAAGTTTGCCGTCAATTAATTTACGACCAACGTAAATTTGATGGGGATGTTTGCATTTATGACCCCTTGGCAGAACTGACTAAATTATTTGAAGGGAAGACCACAAAGCGCGATCGCAGCGCCACGGAAAACTTGCCCTTAGAACAACGTCTCACCCAGCATATTATTGATGGCGAACGGATTGGTTTAGAACAGGTACTAGCCCAAGCCTTAGAAAAATATCCTCCCTTAGATATCATCAATATCTATCTATTAGATGGGATGAAAGTTGTGGGCGAACTGTTTGGTTCCGGGCAAATGCAATTGCCCTTTGTATTGCAATCTGCGGAAACCATGAAAGCCGCCGTTGCCTATCTCCAACCCTTCATGGAAAAAGAAGAAGCAGGGGATAATGCCAAAGGAACTTTAGTCATTGCCACGGTGAAAGGGGATGTCCATGATATTGGCAAAAACTTAGTCGATATTATTCTCTCTAATAACGGCTATCGGGTGATTAACCTGGGCATTAAACAGCCGGTAGAAAATATCATCGAAGCCTACCAAAAGCATAAAGCTGACTGTATTGCCATGAGTGGGTTACTGGTAAAATCCACCGCTTTTATGAAAGATAACCTGGAAACTTTCAACGAACGCGGCATTACCGTCCCCGTGATTTTAGGAGGGGCAGCTTTAACCCCGAAATTTGTCCATCAAGATTGCCAAAATACCTATAAAGGTAAAGTGATTTACGGAAAAGATGCCTTTTCTGATTTGCATTTTATGGATAAATTAATGCCTGCGAAAAAAGCAGGTAACTGGGATGATATCCAAGGCTTCCTGGATGAAATATCAGAAACTCAGAAACCGGGTTTATTAACAGAATCTCTGTCAAATAACCAAAATCCTGATATAAACCCGGTTTCTAATTCTAGCCCCGGTCAAAAAGAGGGAGAGCAAAAAGCAGAAACAATCGTAGAAATTGATACGCGACGTTCGGAAGCCGTTGCCGTGGATATTGAACGACCCACCCCACCATTCTGGGGTACGAAAATATTGCAACCGGCGGATATTCCTTTAGAAGAAATCTTTTGGCATTTGGACTTACAAGCCCTATTTGTGGGGCAGTGGCAATTCCGCAAACCGAAAGAACAATCACGGGAAGAATATGACCAGTTTCTCGCGGAAACCGTCCATCCGATTTTAGCGGAATGGAAACAGCGAGTGGTGGCGGAAAATATCCTGCATCCCCAGGCAATTTATGGCTATTTCCCCTGTCAAGCAGAGGGCAACACTTTATATATATATGACCCGCAAGCTGTGGCCGAAAATCAAGATATTCAGTCTCTAGAACCGATTACTTTCTTTGAGTTTCCCCGGCAAAAGTCAGGACGACGGTTATGTATTGCGGATTTCTTTGCCCCGAAAGAAACAGGTAAAATTGATGTGTTTCCCATGCACGCGGTGACAGTCGGCGAAATTGCCACGGAATACGCTAAGAAGTTGTTTGATTCTAATCAATATACCGATTATTTGTATTTCCACGGTATCGCCGTCCAAACCGCAGAGGCGATCGCGGAATGGCTTCATACCCGAATTCGTCGGGAGTTAGGATTTGCATCAGAAGAACCGGACAATATTCGCGATATGTTGCAACAACGTTATCGCGGTTCTCGGTATAGTTTTGGTTATCCCGCTTGTCCGAATATGCAAGACCAATATAAGCAGCTAGAGTTGCTAGGATGCGATCGCATTAATATGTATATGGACGAAAGCGAACAAATTTATCCTGAACAGTCAACTACGGCGATTATTACTTATCACCCAGTGGCGAAATATTTCAGTGCTTAA
- a CDS encoding S-layer family protein, translating into MKYYLEKIVNLRLKIHLNTQRTILILSIFFIDLTCAAKAQIVPDATLPVNSLVTPQGNINQIDGGTKSGGNLFHSFETFSLTTGSEVFFNNALDIQNIFSRVTGNSISHIDGLIRANGTANLFLLNPNGIVFGPNAQLNIGGSFFASTAHQINFADGATFSSLPSDTTPLLTVTLPVGLQMGVNPGKIIVQGSGNNLSVDPNTGLILRNNRPIGLEVQDKTLALVSADIELNGGNLTSKGGRIELGGIGDRQTVGLNATDNGWDLGYSEVTDFRDIYLNAAASLDASGSGGGRIQIQGRNLWLRDGSAILSFTEGNQPGQNLTVRTTESIQLNGSNPLGFASLVGTGVDVNGSNNAGTVILESNNLTLSDGAAITTSTLGQGNGGDLSIRAADSVTFSGLDSNGRGSRLQMAVYRQATGNAGNLTLETTKLNLYDGAFISTATYGQGNAGDLTIRASESVTLSGLNAAYKSGSRLATSVESGTMGNGGNLLIETGQLTLSDRATITAYTNKQGNAGNLTIKTGQLTLSDRATITAYTYTQGNAGNLTIKTGQLALADGSQISAITFAAGNAGQLSITAETIELIGQTESRRTGLLASAIDGTENGTGTGAGGDVNIITDRLTIRDGATVSASNFHSRNLTPPGQGPAGSIEIQANSVLLDNEGIITAKAASGDQGNITVNASNIELRRGSTMITEATGLATGGNITINTDNLVALENSDINANAAQSFGGRVMIDANGIFGTAFRDEPTPKSDITATSALGAEFSGIVEINTEIDVTSGLIQLPENIVDATKQIDSSCRPGEQQSEFIVTGKGGIPPNPIDAMNDEATWIDLRPLGEFFSWEKIPNPVISAQSNLPLVEAQGWTINANGNMELVAKTPTATPNNLNLRPQEGCLVN; encoded by the coding sequence ATGAAATATTACCTAGAAAAAATCGTAAATTTACGATTAAAAATCCACCTAAATACTCAAAGGACAATATTAATTTTATCGATATTTTTCATAGATTTAACCTGTGCAGCTAAAGCTCAAATCGTCCCCGATGCAACTCTTCCAGTGAATTCCCTTGTCACCCCACAGGGGAATATTAATCAGATTGACGGAGGAACCAAATCTGGGGGAAACTTGTTTCATAGCTTTGAAACTTTTTCCCTGACCACTGGTAGCGAAGTATTTTTTAATAATGCTTTGGATATTCAAAATATCTTTAGTCGAGTGACCGGCAACTCGATTTCTCATATTGATGGGTTAATTCGAGCCAATGGCACCGCTAATTTATTTTTGCTAAATCCTAACGGGATTGTCTTTGGCCCAAATGCCCAATTAAACATCGGCGGCTCATTTTTTGCTTCGACTGCTCATCAAATTAACTTTGCTGATGGTGCGACTTTCAGTAGCCTACCCAGTGACACCACACCCTTACTCACTGTCACCCTTCCCGTTGGCTTACAAATGGGAGTCAATCCGGGCAAAATTATTGTCCAAGGTTCTGGAAATAATCTCTCTGTTGACCCAAATACCGGATTAATCCTCAGAAACAATCGTCCTATAGGCTTAGAAGTACAAGATAAAACCTTAGCTTTAGTCAGTGCTGACATTGAGCTAAACGGAGGAAACCTCACGTCAAAAGGGGGAAGAATTGAACTCGGTGGGATTGGAGATCGTCAAACCGTTGGCTTAAATGCCACAGACAATGGCTGGGACTTAGGATATTCAGAAGTCACCGATTTCCGAGATATTTACCTCAATGCTGCTGCCTCGTTAGATGCTTCGGGATCTGGTGGCGGTCGGATCCAAATTCAAGGGCGAAATCTCTGGTTAAGGGACGGGTCAGCGATTCTTTCTTTCACAGAAGGAAACCAACCTGGTCAAAATCTGACGGTTCGCACCACCGAGAGCATACAATTAAACGGTTCTAACCCCTTGGGTTTTGCGAGTCTTGTCGGCACTGGGGTTGATGTCAACGGCAGCAACAATGCAGGCACAGTTATCCTGGAAAGCAATAATTTAACTCTCTCTGATGGAGCCGCTATCACCACCTCAACTTTAGGACAGGGAAATGGGGGAGATTTGAGTATTCGGGCTGCGGATTCAGTGACTTTCAGTGGGTTAGATAGCAATGGCAGGGGTAGCCGCTTGCAGATGGCAGTTTATCGACAAGCCACTGGGAATGCAGGCAATTTGACTCTGGAAACGACAAAATTAAATCTCTATGATGGAGCTTTTATCTCTACAGCAACCTACGGACAAGGCAATGCAGGGGATTTGACGATTCGCGCTAGTGAATCAGTCACTTTAAGCGGGTTGAATGCTGCCTATAAATCCGGTAGCAGATTGGCGACTTCCGTGGAATCAGGAACTATGGGAAATGGAGGAAACCTATTGATAGAAACAGGCCAGTTAACTCTCTCTGATAGGGCTACAATTACTGCTTATACTAATAAACAAGGCAATGCAGGCAACTTGACGATAAAAACAGGTCAGTTAACTCTCTCTGATAGGGCTACAATTACTGCTTATACTTATACACAAGGCAATGCAGGCAACTTGACCATAAAAACAGGTCAGTTAGCCCTCGCTGATGGATCTCAGATCAGCGCTATTACTTTTGCGGCGGGGAATGCTGGTCAATTAAGCATCACAGCCGAAACCATAGAGCTAATTGGTCAGACTGAAAGCCGTCGCACTGGGTTATTGGCCAGTGCCATAGATGGGACGGAAAATGGCACTGGGACAGGAGCGGGCGGCGATGTGAATATTATTACCGATCGACTGACGATCCGGGATGGTGCTACCGTCAGCGCGAGTAATTTCCACAGTCGTAACCTAACTCCTCCAGGACAAGGGCCAGCGGGTAGTATTGAGATTCAAGCAAATTCTGTTTTATTGGATAACGAGGGAATTATTACGGCAAAGGCAGCCTCTGGAGACCAGGGGAATATTACTGTTAACGCATCAAATATTGAATTACGTCGGGGTAGTACCATGATCACCGAAGCCACCGGCCTAGCAACTGGTGGGAATATTACCATCAATACGGACAACTTAGTGGCTTTAGAAAATAGTGATATTAATGCCAATGCCGCACAAAGTTTTGGCGGTCGTGTGATGATCGATGCAAATGGGATTTTTGGCACAGCGTTTCGGGATGAACCAACCCCCAAAAGTGACATTACTGCTACATCAGCACTAGGTGCGGAATTTAGTGGCATCGTGGAAATTAATACAGAAATTGATGTGACTTCTGGGTTAATCCAGTTACCGGAAAATATTGTGGATGCCACCAAACAAATCGATTCTAGCTGCCGTCCCGGTGAGCAACAAAGCGAGTTTATTGTCACCGGCAAGGGGGGGATACCACCAAATCCAATTGATGCGATGAATGATGAGGCCACTTGGATTGATTTAAGACCCCTGGGAGAGTTTTTCTCTTGGGAAAAAATCCCAAATCCGGTGATTTCTGCACAGTCAAATCTGCCACTGGTGGAAGCCCAAGGATGGACGATTAATGCTAATGGAAATATGGAGTTGGTGGCTAAAACGCCGACGGCAACGCCGAATAATCTTAATCTAAGACCCCAGGAGGGCTGTCTTGTGAATTAA
- a CDS encoding ATP-binding protein — protein MRVYTAQLCETNPQLKNFIVTILRQADFDIYDIAVKTEALPNNQQNLLDAIPSFLSEKVFQQESNEPVVEDLYQLFKLDQTEKIFLMHKLENAENDFRELQLEQESEGTQRLFEIAGFVLEVLIEGKIIIIDELDRSMHPILARELVRMFNNPEINKNHAQLIFTTHDTTLLDREIFRADQIWFTEKNHSQTKLYSLLEFRPREDESLQRGYLLGRYGAIPFISGLSIY, from the coding sequence TTGCGAGTATATACAGCCCAACTATGTGAAACAAATCCCCAATTAAAAAACTTTATTGTCACCATACTTAGACAAGCAGATTTTGATATTTATGACATCGCGGTTAAAACTGAAGCCTTACCAAATAATCAACAAAATTTGCTAGATGCCATACCTTCATTTTTATCAGAAAAAGTTTTTCAACAAGAATCTAATGAACCAGTCGTTGAAGACCTATACCAATTATTCAAACTAGATCAAACAGAAAAAATTTTTCTCATGCATAAATTAGAAAATGCTGAAAATGATTTTAGAGAATTACAATTAGAACAAGAATCAGAAGGAACTCAGCGTTTATTTGAAATAGCTGGGTTTGTGCTAGAAGTTTTAATCGAAGGAAAAATTATCATCATAGATGAACTCGATCGCAGTATGCACCCAATTCTGGCTAGGGAGTTAGTCAGAATGTTTAATAATCCAGAAATTAACAAAAATCATGCCCAGTTAATTTTTACCACTCACGATACTACTCTGTTAGATAGAGAGATATTTCGTGCGGATCAGATTTGGTTTACGGAAAAAAATCACAGTCAAACCAAGTTATATTCTTTGCTGGAATTTCGCCCTAGGGAAGATGAATCATTGCAGCGAGGTTATCTGTTAGGTAGATATGGAGCCATTCCTTTTATTAGTGGATTGAGTATTTATTGA
- a CDS encoding DUF928 domain-containing protein, producing the protein MRPFPGEANTSVKFAPDPSPQENLLAHDCPIDFPGCHEGNGYAPPPPEAFETSKPFALENRGGRCEADQELDQDLIGPSLAPLTPKLPNHPPRSGMTVSASPQFFIYSPQTTASTAEFVLKDENEEDIYRKTFPISGEAKTLVIRLPESINLEVNRSYHWYFSIVCDPDNLSKNVDINAWTQRIEVNPALANELKNADTLTQSGLYAKTGIWYDAIAILAQLRQENSDDAIAAEKWQNLLNSAGLQEFVSLPIETISLEESTEE; encoded by the coding sequence GTGCGACCTTTTCCCGGAGAAGCTAATACCTCAGTAAAATTTGCGCCCGACCCTTCTCCACAAGAGAATCTATTGGCCCACGACTGCCCCATAGATTTCCCTGGTTGCCACGAGGGAAACGGTTATGCACCACCGCCACCAGAAGCATTTGAAACATCTAAGCCATTTGCTCTAGAAAATCGAGGAGGAAGATGCGAAGCCGACCAGGAGTTAGACCAGGATTTAATCGGACCATCCCTGGCTCCATTAACTCCTAAATTGCCGAATCATCCCCCAAGATCGGGAATGACGGTTTCCGCTTCTCCTCAATTTTTCATCTATAGTCCTCAAACGACGGCATCAACCGCAGAATTTGTTTTAAAAGATGAAAATGAGGAGGATATCTACAGAAAGACCTTTCCCATTTCTGGGGAAGCGAAAACCTTAGTTATCCGCTTGCCTGAATCGATTAATCTTGAAGTTAATCGTAGTTATCACTGGTATTTTTCTATCGTGTGCGATCCTGATAATTTAAGCAAGAATGTTGATATCAATGCCTGGACGCAACGAATCGAAGTTAATCCAGCTTTAGCGAATGAACTGAAAAATGCAGATACCCTGACTCAATCGGGCTTATATGCAAAAACGGGAATTTGGTATGATGCGATCGCCATTTTAGCCCAACTTCGGCAGGAAAACTCTGATGATGCGATCGCTGCGGAAAAGTGGCAAAATCTCTTAAACTCCGCAGGACTTCAAGAATTTGTGTCCTTACCAATAGAGACGATCTCATTAGAAGAATCAACAGAAGAATAG